The following coding sequences lie in one Bacteroidales bacterium genomic window:
- a CDS encoding T9SS type A sorting domain-containing protein — protein sequence MALIISINASAQEKIELPFFDDFEETISAEGIFTKWTTENLQGWHYWHIIPWNGNPGQCMRFEKTELMQNDWLITKPINCEGATQLKINFDTWFNNTGPKPKLFYTNIYNGNVLQSNWTELSYSLGESENIWHSIDHIIIDNSNESIYFAFQYEADANAGINFLLDNFSVKSYTPPVPFELVGNTDHFEFYTNIPGNSDYYLEINDVLENQFEKLSSLWDRPGKENLFNENQKIKVYYADRQDFDIINPETPTWKCGFHNSSTLEIYLALLSNPAQVSYYSDLHTLAQNEFSQLAVEKKFMSTRDNLPPHFLEGFGLYESGFRPHRDSIIKYLSINPIPDFNFISDTSGICNTLKKDLIVSNIEGQLLSGWSYLSVGPGASSFINNQWPAYLKYFYTEPENIRIKLLASKADFDFYGSISDSTHFSEIVSYFEGAYSFYQDNYKFKPNHRFNVVIVPTEQIGMQLLNYDDYFNGGVACGGDLVIELSPNYNYNEQIYYSKYFGYNGMCAHEFFHIFYNHFMWQIPGGFWAEGTADFSQRHSLGWEIPEHSLWEINWLFNAYAKEYNVDVNLEHISTNPNQVLDIYFLGDMFFEYILEYHGGYEKIREFFNSGMDYSVFNATYNEIDNGYINYLKGLISYAIDEPFCVNEFTICPNPLSDNSFISFDIAGTGKVSLSIYSLTGIEIYSITNAKLVCGNYKFQIDKRKLTPGIYIVSLSTPSVHSNLKLIVND from the coding sequence ATGGCACTGATAATTTCAATTAATGCCAGTGCACAGGAAAAAATTGAGCTTCCGTTCTTCGACGATTTTGAAGAAACCATAAGTGCCGAAGGTATCTTTACAAAATGGACTACGGAAAATCTGCAGGGGTGGCATTACTGGCATATAATACCCTGGAATGGAAATCCCGGGCAATGTATGCGTTTTGAAAAGACAGAACTTATGCAGAATGATTGGCTCATTACAAAGCCAATTAATTGTGAAGGGGCTACTCAGTTAAAAATCAATTTTGACACCTGGTTTAATAATACCGGACCAAAACCAAAACTCTTCTATACCAATATTTATAATGGGAATGTATTGCAATCGAACTGGACAGAGCTCAGTTATTCGCTAGGTGAAAGTGAAAATATTTGGCATAGTATAGACCATATCATCATTGATAATTCTAATGAATCAATCTATTTTGCATTTCAATACGAGGCAGATGCAAATGCAGGTATTAATTTCCTGTTGGATAATTTTAGTGTAAAAAGTTACACACCGCCTGTACCGTTTGAATTGGTTGGTAATACTGATCATTTTGAGTTTTACACCAATATTCCGGGAAATTCAGATTACTATCTGGAAATAAACGACGTACTTGAAAACCAATTTGAAAAACTAAGTTCTCTATGGGACAGGCCCGGAAAAGAAAACCTTTTTAATGAAAATCAGAAAATCAAAGTTTATTACGCTGATAGGCAAGACTTCGATATTATTAACCCGGAAACTCCAACATGGAAATGTGGTTTTCATAATTCATCTACACTTGAAATTTACCTTGCTCTTTTATCAAATCCTGCTCAGGTAAGTTATTATTCAGATCTTCATACACTGGCACAAAATGAATTCTCGCAGCTGGCGGTTGAAAAAAAATTTATGAGTACCCGCGATAATTTACCTCCCCATTTCCTGGAAGGATTCGGATTGTATGAATCCGGATTCAGACCTCACAGAGATTCTATTATAAAATATCTAAGCATTAACCCCATCCCGGATTTTAATTTTATATCTGATACTTCAGGGATATGCAATACATTGAAGAAAGATTTGATAGTAAGTAACATAGAAGGACAATTACTTTCGGGGTGGAGCTATCTGAGTGTTGGTCCTGGAGCCTCTTCCTTTATCAATAACCAATGGCCTGCCTATTTAAAGTATTTCTATACCGAACCAGAAAATATAAGGATAAAGCTACTTGCATCCAAAGCTGATTTTGATTTTTACGGCTCAATATCAGATTCAACCCATTTCTCTGAGATAGTATCATATTTTGAAGGTGCCTACTCTTTTTATCAGGATAACTACAAGTTTAAGCCAAATCATCGTTTTAATGTGGTTATTGTTCCCACTGAACAAATTGGGATGCAGTTATTGAACTATGATGATTATTTTAATGGTGGTGTCGCCTGCGGTGGAGACCTGGTAATTGAACTTTCACCCAATTATAATTATAACGAACAGATTTATTATAGTAAGTATTTCGGATATAACGGAATGTGTGCTCATGAATTTTTTCACATCTTCTATAACCACTTTATGTGGCAAATACCTGGTGGTTTCTGGGCTGAAGGTACAGCTGACTTCAGTCAGCGCCATTCTTTAGGATGGGAGATTCCGGAACATAGTCTGTGGGAAATTAACTGGCTGTTTAATGCTTATGCAAAGGAATATAATGTAGATGTGAACCTGGAGCATATCAGCACAAACCCAAACCAGGTGCTGGATATCTATTTTCTGGGTGACATGTTTTTCGAGTACATTCTTGAGTATCATGGAGGCTATGAAAAAATCAGAGAGTTCTTTAATTCAGGCATGGATTATTCAGTCTTTAATGCAACATACAATGAGATAGATAATGGATACATCAATTATCTGAAAGGATTAATTTCCTATGCGATAGACGAACCTTTTTGTGTGAATGAATTTACTATCTGTCCCAATCCCTTATCAGACAATTCATTCATTTCATTTGATATCGCTGGAACGGGAAAAGTATCCCTGTCAATTTACAGTTTAACCGGTATTGAAATTTATTCGATCACAAATGCAAAATTAGTATGCGGAAATTATAAATTTCAAATCGACAAAAG